A stretch of Ectothiorhodospiraceae bacterium BW-2 DNA encodes these proteins:
- a CDS encoding TIGR00645 family protein: protein MERFIESALYTSRWLLAPIYLGLSLTLIALALKFFQELIYIFPVLFSLPEADLLLKVLTLIDLALVGGLLVMVMFSGYENFVSRIDIKEGEEKLSWLGTLDAGSLKQKVAASIVAISSIHLLKAFMNANHIPNDKLMWYVIIHTTFVLSAMGMAYVDRMNKNHPH from the coding sequence GTGGAGCGTTTTATCGAATCGGCTCTCTACACGAGCCGCTGGCTACTAGCCCCCATCTATCTCGGTCTGAGTCTAACCTTGATCGCTCTGGCGCTCAAATTTTTTCAGGAGCTAATCTATATCTTTCCGGTACTCTTCTCGCTGCCTGAGGCGGATCTGCTACTTAAAGTACTCACCCTTATCGATTTAGCGCTGGTCGGTGGTCTGTTGGTGATGGTGATGTTTAGCGGTTATGAGAACTTCGTCTCCCGAATCGATATCAAAGAGGGTGAGGAGAAGCTCTCTTGGCTCGGTACGCTAGATGCCGGCTCATTAAAGCAGAAGGTGGCGGCCTCCATCGTGGCTATCTCCTCCATCCATCTGCTAAAGGCCTTTATGAACGCCAACCATATCCCCAACGATAAGCTGATGTGGTATGTGATTATCCATACAACCTTTGTCCTCTCAGCGATGGGCATGGCCTATGTTGACCGAATGAATAAAAATCATCCCCACTAA
- a CDS encoding carbamoyl-phosphate synthase small subunit — MGPSALLALEEGTLFWGQSIGAQGETRGEVVFNTAMTGYQEILSDPSYARQIVTLTYPHIGNVGVNPEDDEAGAVHCAGLVIRDLPLLFSNWRGKESLEGYLQRCGVVAIADIDTRRLTRILRQKGAQRGVIITGESIDSDAAVAAARACPSLQGLDLAKEVTTAERYTWQEGGWRLAAGHPLRERDTLPYHVVAYDFGIKRNIMRMLVDRGCYLTVVPATTPASEVLALKPDGVFLSNGPGDPEPCDYAIDAIGELTRSGVPLFGICLGHQLLSLASGAKTVKMKFGHHGANHPVQDVDSGVVMITSQNHGFAVDEATLPEHLRATHRSLFDGSLQGVHRTDCPAFSFQGHPEASPGPHDVAPLFDHFIELIESSR; from the coding sequence TTGGGTCCATCGGCTCTGTTGGCGCTTGAAGAGGGGACGCTTTTTTGGGGACAATCAATAGGAGCCCAAGGCGAGACCAGAGGCGAGGTGGTGTTTAATACCGCGATGACCGGATATCAGGAGATTCTCTCTGATCCCTCTTATGCGCGGCAGATCGTAACCTTAACCTATCCCCATATCGGCAATGTCGGCGTGAACCCCGAGGATGATGAGGCGGGGGCAGTCCACTGTGCCGGTCTGGTGATTCGCGATCTGCCGCTGCTGTTTAGTAACTGGCGTGGTAAGGAGAGTCTGGAGGGGTATCTTCAGCGCTGTGGAGTGGTGGCGATTGCCGATATCGATACCCGTCGTTTAACCCGAATTTTACGCCAAAAGGGGGCACAACGGGGGGTGATTATCACCGGTGAGTCGATCGATAGTGACGCTGCGGTAGCGGCAGCGAGAGCCTGTCCTAGTCTGCAAGGGCTCGATCTGGCCAAAGAGGTCACCACGGCTGAGCGCTACACTTGGCAGGAGGGGGGGTGGCGTTTGGCAGCAGGACATCCGTTGCGTGAGCGCGACACGCTGCCCTACCATGTCGTGGCCTACGATTTTGGCATTAAACGCAATATCATGCGCATGCTGGTTGATCGCGGCTGTTATTTAACGGTCGTGCCGGCGACGACGCCCGCGAGTGAGGTACTAGCGCTCAAGCCCGATGGGGTGTTTCTCTCCAATGGGCCGGGCGACCCCGAACCGTGCGACTATGCGATTGATGCGATTGGGGAGTTGACCCGTTCTGGAGTACCGCTCTTTGGGATATGCCTAGGGCACCAGTTACTGTCGCTAGCGAGTGGCGCTAAAACGGTCAAAATGAAGTTTGGCCACCACGGCGCGAACCATCCGGTACAGGATGTCGATAGTGGTGTGGTGATGATTACTTCACAAAATCACGGTTTTGCGGTGGATGAAGCGACACTACCGGAACATCTGCGGGCGACCCATCGTTCGCTGTTCGATGGATCGTTACAGGGGGTGCATCGCACCGACTGCCCAGCGTTCAGTTTTCAGGGCCACCCCGAAGCGAGTCCCGGTCCCCACGATGTTGCACCACTGTTTGACCACTTTATTGAGCTTATCGAATCGAGCCGCTAG
- a CDS encoding carbamoyl-phosphate synthase large subunit codes for MPKRTDIESILIIGAGPIVIGQACEFDYSGAQACKALREEGYRVVLVNSNPATIMTDPEMADATYIEPINWRTVAKIIEQERPNALLPTMGGQTALNCALDLAREGVLDQFSVEMIGAKREAIDKAEDRDQFRRAMSKIGLDMPASAIAHSLEEALQVQVQIGFPAIIRPSFTMGGSGGGIAYNKEEFIEICTRGLDLSPTSELLIEESVIGWKEYEMEVVRDRKDNCIIICSIENIDPMGVHTGDSITVAPAQTLTDKEYQIMRNASIAVLREIGVDTGGSNVQFAINPEDGRMIIIEMNPRVSRSSALASKATGFPIAKVAAKLAVGYTLDELQNEITAGAMPASFEPAIDYVVTKIPRFTFEKFPQAEAILTTQMKSVGEVMAIGRTQQESLQKALRGLETGLDGFNELVDLSDEHLDEQLRHNLRLPTPERILYIADAFRVGFALEEVQNLTKIDLWFLVQIEELVELEQQLRDIGASALDEPFLRRLKRKGFSDRRLAHLLGMREGELRKIRHQFGVRPVYKRVDTCAAEFSTSTAYMYSTYEEECEAEPTQRDKIMVLGGGPNRIGQGIEFDYCCVHAAMAMREDGYETIMVNCNPETVSTDYDTSDRLYFEPLTLEDVLEIVDLERPKGVVVQYGGQTPLKLARDLEAAGAPIIGTSPDSIDLAEDRERFQKMIDKLQLHQPPNRTARNPDDAVRLAQDIGYPLVVRPSYVLGGRAMEIVFNEAELRTYMRDAVKVSNESPVLLDRFLDDAVEVDVDAICDSEGSVVIGGIMEHIEQAGIHSGDSACSLPPFDLSQSIQQELRRQVAEMARELKVVGLMNTQFAIQGEKVFVLEVNPRASRTVPFVSKATGRPLAKIAARCMVGVTLEAQGIYGEVIPAYYSVKESVFPFAKFPGVDPILGPEMKSTGEVMGVARSFGEAYFKSQLAAGVVLPPSGRAFISVRDSDKTLAVQAARELTELGFTICATRGTARAIQVAGIKCVRVNKVTEDRPHIVDMIKNDEIRFIINTTEEKQAIADSAQIRKEALQHKVTYTTTLSGALAMLQAMRSRSARGDEVNRLQVLHRELVNG; via the coding sequence ATGCCAAAAAGAACAGATATTGAATCGATTTTAATCATAGGTGCCGGCCCGATCGTAATCGGTCAGGCGTGTGAATTTGACTACTCCGGTGCGCAAGCGTGTAAAGCGCTAAGAGAGGAGGGGTATCGGGTGGTGCTGGTTAACTCCAATCCAGCGACGATTATGACCGACCCAGAGATGGCCGATGCGACCTACATTGAGCCGATTAACTGGCGGACAGTGGCCAAAATTATCGAGCAGGAGCGCCCCAACGCACTCTTGCCGACGATGGGGGGGCAGACGGCGCTAAACTGCGCTCTCGATCTGGCTCGTGAAGGGGTGCTGGATCAATTTAGTGTCGAGATGATTGGTGCTAAGCGCGAGGCGATCGATAAGGCGGAAGATAGGGATCAATTTCGGCGGGCGATGAGCAAAATTGGTCTCGATATGCCCGCCTCAGCGATTGCCCATAGTCTGGAAGAGGCGCTGCAGGTTCAGGTGCAGATAGGTTTTCCGGCGATTATTCGCCCCTCATTTACCATGGGCGGTAGCGGTGGCGGCATCGCCTACAATAAAGAGGAGTTTATCGAAATATGCACTCGCGGACTCGATCTCTCACCGACGAGTGAGCTGTTAATCGAAGAGTCGGTTATCGGCTGGAAAGAGTATGAGATGGAGGTAGTGCGGGATCGCAAAGATAACTGCATCATTATCTGCTCAATTGAGAATATCGATCCGATGGGGGTACACACCGGCGACTCGATTACTGTGGCACCGGCGCAGACCCTGACCGACAAGGAGTATCAGATTATGCGCAACGCCTCAATCGCGGTGCTGCGTGAGATCGGGGTCGATACGGGGGGCTCTAATGTCCAGTTTGCGATTAATCCTGAAGATGGGCGGATGATTATTATCGAGATGAATCCGCGCGTCTCCCGCTCATCGGCGCTCGCCTCTAAAGCGACCGGTTTTCCGATTGCCAAAGTGGCGGCGAAGCTAGCTGTCGGCTATACCCTCGATGAGCTGCAAAATGAGATTACCGCAGGAGCGATGCCGGCCTCATTTGAGCCGGCTATCGACTATGTGGTCACTAAAATCCCCCGCTTTACCTTTGAGAAGTTCCCCCAAGCAGAGGCGATACTAACCACGCAGATGAAATCGGTCGGCGAGGTGATGGCGATAGGACGCACCCAGCAGGAGTCGCTACAAAAGGCGCTGCGAGGGCTAGAGACCGGCCTAGATGGCTTTAATGAGCTGGTCGATTTAAGTGATGAGCACCTTGATGAGCAGCTACGCCACAACCTGCGCCTACCGACTCCGGAGCGGATTTTATATATCGCCGACGCCTTTCGGGTCGGCTTTGCGCTGGAGGAGGTGCAAAATTTAACCAAAATCGACCTCTGGTTCTTAGTTCAAATCGAAGAGCTAGTCGAGCTAGAGCAGCAGCTACGAGATATCGGTGCTAGCGCTCTGGATGAGCCCTTTTTACGCCGACTAAAACGCAAAGGCTTCTCAGATCGCCGCTTAGCGCACCTACTCGGAATGCGTGAGGGGGAGCTGAGAAAGATTCGTCACCAGTTCGGAGTGCGGCCAGTCTATAAACGGGTCGATACCTGCGCGGCGGAGTTTTCCACCTCAACGGCCTATATGTACTCTACCTATGAGGAGGAGTGCGAAGCCGAGCCGACGCAACGCGACAAAATTATGGTGTTAGGCGGCGGGCCGAACCGTATCGGTCAGGGGATTGAGTTCGACTACTGCTGTGTCCACGCGGCGATGGCGATGCGTGAAGATGGTTATGAGACGATCATGGTTAACTGCAACCCTGAGACGGTCTCGACCGACTATGACACCTCCGATAGACTCTATTTCGAACCGTTAACCCTGGAGGATGTGCTGGAGATTGTCGATCTGGAGCGGCCGAAGGGGGTCGTGGTACAGTATGGCGGTCAGACACCCTTGAAGCTAGCGCGTGATCTCGAAGCGGCTGGGGCGCCGATTATCGGCACCAGCCCCGATTCTATCGATCTGGCCGAAGATCGGGAGCGGTTTCAGAAGATGATCGATAAATTACAGCTCCATCAGCCCCCTAATCGAACCGCACGCAACCCCGATGATGCCGTCCGTTTAGCACAAGATATCGGTTACCCCTTAGTCGTTCGCCCCTCCTATGTGTTGGGCGGTCGGGCGATGGAGATCGTCTTCAACGAGGCCGAGCTACGCACCTATATGCGTGATGCGGTCAAGGTCTCTAACGAGAGCCCGGTGCTGCTAGACCGTTTTCTCGATGATGCGGTTGAGGTTGATGTCGATGCGATCTGCGATAGTGAAGGGAGTGTCGTCATTGGCGGCATTATGGAGCATATTGAGCAGGCGGGGATCCACTCGGGCGATTCGGCCTGCTCGCTACCCCCCTTTGATTTAAGTCAGTCGATTCAACAGGAGCTGCGGCGGCAGGTGGCAGAGATGGCGCGCGAGCTGAAGGTAGTGGGATTAATGAATACCCAGTTTGCCATTCAAGGCGAAAAGGTGTTTGTACTGGAGGTTAATCCCCGCGCCTCTCGCACAGTCCCTTTCGTCTCTAAAGCGACCGGTCGGCCGCTGGCCAAAATTGCCGCCCGCTGTATGGTTGGCGTGACCTTGGAGGCGCAGGGAATTTATGGCGAGGTGATACCCGCATACTACTCGGTGAAAGAGTCGGTATTTCCGTTTGCCAAATTCCCCGGCGTCGATCCGATTTTAGGGCCAGAGATGAAATCGACCGGCGAGGTGATGGGCGTTGCCCGCAGCTTTGGCGAGGCCTACTTCAAATCGCAGCTCGCCGCTGGGGTAGTGCTACCGCCGTCGGGCCGCGCCTTTATTAGCGTGCGCGATAGCGATAAAACCCTAGCGGTACAGGCGGCAAGAGAGCTCACTGAGCTAGGATTTACGATTTGTGCGACCCGTGGGACTGCCCGAGCGATTCAGGTGGCCGGCATCAAATGTGTTCGAGTCAATAAGGTTACCGAAGATCGTCCCCATATTGTCGATATGATTAAAAACGATGAAATTCGATTTATTATTAACACAACCGAAGAGAAACAGGCGATAGCCGACTCGGCCCAAATTCGTAAAGAGGCGCTACAGCACAAGGTGACCTATACCACGACACTGTCGGGTGCTTTAGCGATGTTACAGGCGATGCGCAGTCGCTCGGCACGAGGCGATGAGGTCAACCGTCTGCAGGTTTTACATAGGGAGTTAGTCAATGGATAA
- the greA gene encoding transcription elongation factor GreA yields MDKVPMTLKGAEKLREELQDLKSVQRPRVIRAIAEAREHGDLKENAEYHAAREQQGFIEGRIQEIEAKLSTAQIIDPTSLRANGKIVFGATVELLEVESDSEVTYQIVGDDEADIKEHKISISSPIARALLGKEVDDVAEVKAPGGVREYEVIAIRYE; encoded by the coding sequence ATGGATAAGGTACCGATGACCCTGAAAGGGGCGGAGAAGTTGCGTGAAGAGCTACAGGATCTAAAATCTGTTCAGCGGCCGCGAGTTATTCGAGCGATTGCCGAGGCGCGTGAACACGGCGATCTGAAAGAGAACGCCGAGTACCACGCCGCTAGAGAGCAACAGGGGTTTATTGAGGGGCGCATTCAGGAGATTGAAGCGAAGCTCTCTACCGCCCAAATTATCGATCCGACCAGTTTGAGGGCCAACGGCAAAATCGTCTTTGGGGCGACGGTAGAGCTACTTGAGGTCGAGAGCGATAGCGAAGTGACCTACCAAATTGTCGGGGATGATGAGGCCGATATTAAAGAGCACAAAATCTCCATCTCCTCCCCCATTGCTCGGGCGCTACTCGGTAAAGAGGTCGATGATGTCGCCGAGGTGAAGGCCCCCGGCGGCGTGCGGGAGTACGAGGTGATCGCGATTCGCTATGAGTAG